From Pseudomonas sp. StFLB209, a single genomic window includes:
- a CDS encoding DUF7024 domain-containing protein, with amino-acid sequence MHIKQQGSPRLIGTLVFLAVAFFIFLLLKNSGLYPRIFGDEYTYSLYSRLIPFSDSKIPGYLYLAIYRFTSHCGVDFLSCARIFNALFFVGAAPFIYLVARKIANPLPAAWVTGLTLLGPINLYTAHYMPEALYFFGFWLLVWVVLRARLEAMGDWLLVGLVFGCTALIKPHSLLFAPAMLVYIGYLSITAPQHGLRLALRNLAAFAVTAALAKFLISYLLAGSAGLTLFGTSYGEIVDSTTTPGRSHIDLLLRALSSVQGHLLAMCLMLGLPMAITVGVVVKALLNKVPAGDHRNIALFTTLVLGNLIAVVALFSASVSGSGPFESVSRLHMRYYDFAFALLLILVLAQAHFPVQIPRKWRALLALIVGLPALYALYTHMLPYTPYYTDSPELRGFTEKKGAFHVLGVLSVLCIVLWVYSVQAAGRVFLYVFMPLAVVITSVNATLIQRQALLPDAADRAGEFTRQYLSAEERGRLLIVNADLGAAFRSMFYMDHPRTWVRGIEPGATFDMQSMPPDKDWVLVVGANPIIGKHSVKLPMSGFTLARVGGPIALNFSAGSWAGIISSTQGLSTAESWGTWSAADEVTLEFMRPLPARFKLDLIAHAFGPNVGKSFVLQVGEQRIPFEVGAIDEHKVFEIDNPSGSHTLTIEVPEARSPKQLGIAEDTRLLGIGLNRLSIEPL; translated from the coding sequence ATGCATATCAAACAACAAGGAAGTCCACGGCTGATCGGCACGCTGGTATTTCTGGCTGTCGCGTTCTTCATTTTTCTGCTGCTCAAGAACAGCGGTCTTTATCCGCGCATCTTTGGCGATGAGTACACCTACTCGCTGTATTCACGCCTGATTCCCTTCTCCGACTCGAAGATTCCAGGCTATCTGTACCTGGCGATTTATCGCTTTACCAGCCACTGCGGTGTCGACTTCCTGAGTTGCGCACGGATCTTCAACGCGCTGTTCTTTGTCGGGGCGGCGCCGTTCATCTATCTGGTTGCCCGAAAGATCGCCAACCCACTGCCAGCCGCCTGGGTCACGGGCCTGACACTGCTGGGACCCATCAATCTCTATACCGCCCACTACATGCCGGAGGCGCTGTATTTCTTCGGTTTCTGGCTGCTGGTGTGGGTTGTCCTGCGGGCCCGTCTTGAGGCCATGGGCGACTGGCTGCTGGTCGGCCTGGTGTTCGGCTGCACGGCGCTGATCAAGCCACACTCGCTGCTGTTTGCCCCTGCGATGCTGGTGTACATCGGTTATTTGAGCATCACCGCCCCGCAGCACGGGCTGCGCCTGGCCTTGCGCAACCTGGCGGCCTTTGCCGTCACTGCTGCGCTGGCCAAATTTCTGATCAGCTATCTGCTGGCCGGCAGCGCCGGCCTGACTCTGTTTGGCACCTCCTACGGTGAAATCGTCGACTCCACGACCACCCCGGGCCGCTCGCACATCGATCTGCTGCTGCGCGCGCTGAGCAGTGTCCAGGGGCACCTGCTGGCCATGTGTCTGATGCTTGGCCTGCCCATGGCCATCACCGTAGGCGTAGTCGTCAAGGCGCTGTTGAACAAGGTCCCGGCCGGCGATCACCGCAACATTGCCCTGTTCACCACGCTGGTGCTGGGCAACCTGATCGCCGTGGTGGCGCTGTTCAGCGCGTCGGTTTCGGGGTCCGGACCTTTTGAAAGCGTATCCCGGCTGCATATGCGCTATTACGACTTCGCCTTTGCCCTGCTGCTGATCCTGGTGCTGGCGCAAGCGCATTTCCCGGTGCAAATCCCGCGCAAATGGCGTGCCCTGCTGGCCCTGATTGTCGGCCTGCCGGCGTTGTATGCGCTCTATACCCACATGCTGCCCTACACGCCGTATTACACCGACAGCCCGGAGCTGCGCGGCTTCACAGAAAAGAAAGGCGCGTTCCATGTACTGGGCGTCCTGTCAGTGCTGTGCATCGTCCTGTGGGTGTACTCGGTTCAGGCTGCCGGGCGCGTTTTTCTTTATGTATTCATGCCATTGGCCGTGGTCATCACCTCGGTCAACGCCACCCTGATCCAGCGCCAGGCACTGCTGCCGGACGCCGCTGACCGCGCTGGCGAGTTCACCCGTCAATACCTGAGTGCCGAAGAACGTGGCCGGTTGCTGATCGTCAATGCAGATCTGGGGGCGGCCTTTCGCTCGATGTTCTATATGGATCACCCACGCACCTGGGTGCGGGGCATCGAACCGGGGGCGACCTTCGACATGCAGTCCATGCCACCAGACAAGGACTGGGTGCTGGTGGTCGGCGCCAACCCTATTATTGGCAAGCACTCGGTCAAGCTCCCGATGTCGGGCTTTACCCTCGCGCGCGTGGGCGGGCCAATTGCCCTGAATTTCTCAGCCGGCAGTTGGGCGGGCATCATCAGCAGCACTCAAGGGCTGTCGACAGCAGAGTCCTGGGGCACCTGGTCCGCAGCCGATGAGGTCACCCTGGAGTTCATGCGGCCATTGCCGGCACGTTTCAAACTGGACCTGATTGCCCATGCCTTCGGCCCCAACGTCGGCAAGTCGTTTGTGCTGCAGGTAGGCGAGCAACGAATCCCCTTTGAAGTGGGCGCCATTGATGAGCACAAGGTGTTTGAAATCGACAACCCTTCCGGCTCGCATACCCTGACCATCGAAGTGCCTGAAGCCCGTTCGCCGAAACAACTGGGTATTGCCGAAGACACCCGCCTGCTGGGGATCGGCCTGAACCGTCTGAGTATCGAACCGTTGTAG